One stretch of Harmonia axyridis chromosome 1, icHarAxyr1.1, whole genome shotgun sequence DNA includes these proteins:
- the LOC123671705 gene encoding methylenetetrahydrofolate reductase-like, whose translation MDEQYPEFRGDMPTNPTLSELFVKNKMRYCSLELSPNKPVSYDVLERMKIKFCSVIWLGNQDKEPAEIGSLILAKDLISRGYVVLLHMTARNNTKVSLSKVLDHAKFIGVKNLLCLRGGSPECSLEASKYDFPHVPDMMNYITKNYGNYFDMCVAGFPYKHPDSKTIDDDMKYLKEKCDAGAKYIITQAGFSYDIYKQFLKTLRKHNINLPVIPGVYVIHSVVDFCLLKKLCKVPQDDPVVEFVKNNKDKDEEMANFGLKLSSEIVQNLMHDQDFMPPHIFSMNEFRSVEEFLSKLKG comes from the exons ATGGATGAGCAATATCCCGAATTTCGAGGCGACATGCCAACAAATCCGACCCTGTCCGAACTGTTCGTCAAGAACAAGATGCGATACTGTTCCCTGGAACTGTCTCCCAACAAACCTGTGTCCTATGATGTTCTGGAAAGGATGAAGATCAAATTCTGTTCTGTCATCTGGCTGGGAAATCAAGATAAGGAACCGGCGGAGATAGGATCTTTGATCCTGGCTAAGGACCTGATATCAAGGGGATATGTCGTTCTTCTACACATGACCGCACGAAACAACACCAAAGTATCTCTGTCCAAAGTGCTAGATCACGCCAAGTTTATAGGAGTGAAAAATTTGTTGTGTCTTCGAGGTG GTAGCCCAGAATGCTCACTAGAAGCGTCAAAATACGATTTTCCACATGTTCCCGACATGATGAACTACATCACAAAAAACTATGGAAATTATTTCGATATGTGCGTCGCTGGATTTCCTTACAAACATCCAGACTCGAAGACCATAGATGACGATATGAAGTATCTAAAAGAAAAA TGTGATGCTGGTGCAAAGTACATTATCACCCAAGCCGGATTCTCCTACGACATCTACAAGCAGTTCTTGAAAACATTGAGAAAGCACAACATAAACTTGCCTGTAATACCTGGGGTGTACGTTATACACTCGGTGGTAGACTTTTGTCTGTTGAAAAAGTTGTGTAAAGTGCCGCAAGATGACCCCGTTGTGGAATTTGTGAAAAACAATAAGGACAAGGATGAAGAAATGGCTAATTTTGGCTTAAAACTGTCAAGCGAGATAGTGCAGAACCTAATGCATGATCAAGATTTCATGCCGCCTCATATTTTCTCAATGAATGAATTTAGATCGGTTGAAGAATTTTTGAGCAAACTGAAAGGGTAG